DNA from Penaeus vannamei isolate JL-2024 chromosome 3, ASM4276789v1, whole genome shotgun sequence:
TGTTCTATTGGCTGCGTTGGGATGAAGTCACTCGGCATAGTGACGTCACGCTCAGCATTCCCGCTTTAAAATTCTGCGATGCTTCTTTTCGATGCAGTGAATCACAGCCCGGGAGTCCTGATTACACGTTCGGAACATGTTTGATTAAGCGGACAAATCCTTTTgtaatcatttatttacttatctatttttgtcATAGCTCTCGGATTCTCACAACGTTTATCCGCGATAAAGCTGAATTTTCAAGAAGTAATCTTAGGCATTAGTGCAAGCCCGGTTAAAAGGTGCCCAGGGCTCAGTGCAGCACCTCAGTAGACACGGGCATTCCCACGGCATCAGACCATGGCTCTTCGTGTCGCAGTGGGCGTGCTCCTCCTGGCCATCGCGGGCGGCGCCGAGGAATGCTCCTTGCCCTCCTGCCTCCTCGTTGACGGGCATCCCATCCGCTGCCAAGACCCCACGTCGGTCCAGTTCATCCCGCATCCCACCAACTGCCATCAGTACATACAGTGCACCTTAACGGGTCCTGTGCTGAGGGACTGCCCCTCTGGAACGGCCTGGGACGAAGACCTCAGGACCTGCGCTCACGAGGCGACCGTCGCGTCCTGTAATAAGGTCCCTGAGATCTGCGACTGCGACTGCTGCTTCCGCGCCGACCCCGATGACGTCACTGGCTTCATCTATTGCTTCGTAAGTTTTGCAGCACATGAAGTAATGAAGTAATAACTATATAGGTAGTCAGTATTGATATATACTTGGTGTCTAGAGTGCTTAGAATATTCCAAACTGATACATTCACTGTCTTCTGCAAATTGCCAGGAATACGATTTTTTGACATATGTTATTGCTTACCTGAGAGCAATATCAGTCTCATTTATCTGTGATTGAATGTGCTAacgctgtcacacacacacacacacacacgcacacacacacacacacatatatatttatatatatttgtgtgtgtgtgtgtgtaaatatatatgcaaatgtatatatatatatatatatatatatatatatatatatatatatatatatatatatatatgtatgtatgtatatatatatatatacatatatatacacatatatatgtatatatatatatatatatatatatatatatatatatatatatatatatatatatatatacacacatatatatgtatgtatatgcatatatatgtatatagatatagttattgatatatttatatatatgtatacatccctgagtgagtatgtgtttgtgtatgcatatacatatgtgcacatacatacacacacacacacacacacacacacacacacacacacacacacacacacacacacacacacacacacacacacacacacacgcacacacacacacacatacacacacacacacacacacacacacacacacacacacacacacacacacacacacacacacacacacacacacacttgtgcgtgtgtgtgtgtatgcgcgtatacGCGTGCGTGTATGATCTTTAACTATTGACAAAGAGATGAAACAGCTTCTGTAATCAATTAAAAACTTTTTCCTTTCCCACAGACTAGTGTAGGAGGTGAGTCACTATGGAAACCCGAGCGACATCCCTGCTGATCACGTGTTTATGCAGCTCCTTTTTGTaatcgttttttccttttctttttgtaaagAAAGGCTTGTATTCAGTTTTCATTCCAGTTCATCTAATACAATTTATGCATTTTCTTAAATTACTTCGATggtatgtatgtcttttttcctttttttttactgatagttTTTACTACAACcgaatatttaaatatttaatgaTGAACTACTACATCTAACTTTTTGCTTTGACCCCAGAGCTTTAGATAATTTCAGGGAAAAATTCAAAGTGAAACCAAAGTAATATAAATATGGAAGCAtaaaagagaatgacaaagaaatatTTCCTGACCCaaaattctccttttccttcacagaTGATAAAGCAACACCATACAAACTGAACTGCCCAGAAGGTCGAAACTGGGATGATTCTGCCAAGGCATGTGTATAAGGTGAGTCTATACAAGCATCACCTTtcgttataagaataataaaaccccttctttttttgtaaagactaagaaccaaagaaaaagataaatgataccGTTTGCATTTGCTTGCGTGTTAGGtttgtacacgtgtatgtatccGACAAGTTCTGATGTACATGCAATCTGTGTATCCTCGCCGAGCTGGCCTTCTGGATATCTCTTAGTATCTACGCCTCATTAATGATTCTGGAATAACCGTTCCCAATACCGCAAAGACTACCCAGATATAGCCAGAGCTTAACAGGATCCAAAGGTTACAGGTTGACTTAGACTTAGAACGATGCTAACCAAACAGCCAAGGAACATTTAGCTAGGGAGGGCCACTTCCATTTAGCATACTGAACCCAAATATTAAAATGGCTTTTTCCAAGGAGTATTCTGActccacacacaacacatatatatgtgtgtgtgtgtgtgtgtgtatacatatatata
Protein-coding regions in this window:
- the LOC113811921 gene encoding uncharacterized protein → MALRVAVGVLLLAIAGGAEECSLPSCLLVDGHPIRCQDPTSVQFIPHPTNCHQYIQCTLTGPVLRDCPSGTAWDEDLRTCAHEATVASCNKVPEICDCDCCFRADPDDVTGFIYCFTSVGDDKATPYKLNCPEGRNWDDSAKACV